A genomic stretch from Streptomyces venezuelae ATCC 10712 includes:
- a CDS encoding amidase — protein MTSGFDVVETCIADLRAALEKGETTAVGLLDAYLARIDAYDRPGTATALNAMVVMNPHARAEAEASDARRARGETLGPLDGIPYTAKDSYLAKGLTAASGSPAFEHLVAQHDAFAIERLRAGGAVLIGLTNMPPMANGGMQRGVYGRAESPYSADWLTSAYGSGSSNGSGTATAASFGAFGLGEETWSSGRAPASNNALCAYTPSRGVISVRGNWPLVPTMDVVVPHTRTMADLLELLDVIVADDPHTRGDLWRAQPWVALPSPSRVRPASYPALAPADAGAASDALAGKRVGVPRMYINADPDAGTNPEGGIGGQTGQRIDTRPSVIALWEAARRDLEAAGAEVVEVDFPVVTNYESDRPGAPSLLTRGLVSREYLTFEIEDLSAWAWDDFLRANGDPALSTLADVDGDRIWPKQEGELPDRYDGFDDTIGDYPRFVRERPYASLADMPLLEQGLRGLEETRRVDLEVWMDGLGLDAVVFPAVADVGPADMDVNEASADLGWRNGVWVANGNLVPRHLGIPTVTVPMGTMPDTAMPVGLTFAGRAYDDNALLTLAAAFEKTGSRRTVPPRTPRLSAE, from the coding sequence ATGACGAGCGGCTTCGATGTCGTCGAGACCTGTATCGCCGATCTGCGCGCAGCGCTGGAGAAGGGCGAGACGACCGCGGTAGGGCTGCTCGACGCCTACCTCGCGCGGATCGACGCCTACGACCGCCCCGGAACGGCCACCGCCCTGAACGCGATGGTCGTGATGAACCCGCACGCCCGGGCGGAGGCGGAGGCCTCCGACGCCCGCCGCGCCCGCGGCGAGACCCTGGGCCCGCTGGACGGCATCCCGTACACCGCGAAGGACAGCTACCTCGCGAAGGGGCTCACGGCCGCGTCCGGCTCCCCGGCCTTCGAGCACCTCGTCGCCCAGCACGACGCCTTCGCCATCGAGCGGCTGCGCGCCGGCGGCGCGGTCCTCATCGGCCTGACGAACATGCCGCCGATGGCGAACGGCGGCATGCAGCGCGGTGTGTACGGGCGTGCGGAGAGCCCGTACAGCGCCGACTGGCTCACCAGCGCCTACGGCTCTGGCTCCTCCAACGGCTCCGGTACGGCGACGGCGGCGTCCTTCGGCGCGTTCGGCCTCGGCGAGGAGACCTGGTCCTCGGGCCGCGCCCCCGCCTCGAACAACGCCCTGTGCGCCTACACCCCCAGCCGCGGCGTGATCTCGGTCCGCGGCAACTGGCCCCTCGTACCGACCATGGACGTCGTCGTCCCGCACACCCGCACCATGGCCGACCTGCTCGAACTGCTCGACGTCATCGTCGCCGACGACCCGCACACGCGCGGGGACCTGTGGCGCGCGCAGCCGTGGGTGGCGCTGCCCTCGCCCTCGCGGGTGCGCCCCGCCTCCTACCCGGCCCTGGCACCCGCCGACGCCGGCGCCGCCTCCGACGCGCTCGCCGGCAAGCGGGTCGGCGTGCCCCGGATGTACATCAACGCCGACCCCGACGCCGGAACGAACCCCGAAGGAGGCATCGGCGGCCAGACCGGGCAGCGCATCGACACGCGGCCCTCGGTGATCGCCCTGTGGGAAGCGGCCCGCCGCGACCTGGAGGCCGCCGGCGCCGAGGTCGTCGAGGTCGACTTCCCCGTGGTCACCAACTACGAGTCCGACCGCCCCGGGGCGCCCTCGCTGCTCACCCGCGGCCTGGTCAGCCGCGAGTACCTCACCTTCGAGATCGAGGACCTGTCCGCCTGGGCCTGGGACGACTTCCTGCGCGCCAACGGCGACCCGGCGCTCTCCACCCTGGCGGACGTCGACGGCGACCGCATCTGGCCCAAGCAGGAGGGAGAGCTGCCCGACCGTTACGACGGCTTCGACGACACGATCGGCGACTACCCCCGCTTCGTGCGCGAGCGCCCGTACGCGTCGCTTGCCGACATGCCGCTCCTTGAGCAGGGGCTGCGCGGGCTCGAGGAGACGCGCCGCGTCGACCTGGAGGTGTGGATGGACGGGCTGGGCCTGGACGCGGTGGTCTTCCCCGCGGTGGCCGACGTGGGCCCTGCCGACATGGACGTCAACGAGGCGTCCGCCGATCTCGGCTGGCGCAACGGCGTCTGGGTCGCCAACGGCAACCTGGTCCCCCGGCACCTCGGCATCCCGACGGTGACCGTGCCCATGGGCACCATGCCGGACACCGCCATGCCCGTCGGGCTGACCTTCGCGGGCCGCGCGTACGACGACAACGCCCTGCTGACCCTCGCGGCGGCCTTCGAGAAGACCGGCAGCCGGCGCACGGTCCCGCCGCGCACGCCGCGCCTGTCCGCGGAGTGA
- a CDS encoding ABC transporter substrate-binding protein, producing MSRDAEDSPVPFAPPVRSAVLLVAGVVLLAGCGAGGTTPSSGAPGPDSGRTVVADNCGQRVEVDHAPRRAVALDQGSAEILLSLGLADRMVGTATWTDPVLKGLEQANSKVPRLADRYPSFEKVLDTEPDFVSASFLYTLGKGGVAPREQFTKLGVPTYLSPTDCVGKDNSGDGDGVRARPLTMDTVYGEVRDLARIFGVPERGEKLVGELRARVERAKAAADFGEASVLYWFSDSQGPYMAGCCGAPGIVSGALGVKNVFDDTKEEWPQINWETVADRDPDVLVIADLTRKAQSAESAAKKIEFLESHPVTRNMTAVKHKRYVILSGQAMNPTIRTVEGIEKVAAALKTYGLAK from the coding sequence ATGAGCCGTGACGCAGAGGACTCCCCCGTGCCCTTCGCACCTCCCGTCCGTTCCGCCGTGCTGCTCGTGGCCGGTGTCGTTCTCCTGGCCGGCTGTGGCGCCGGCGGTACGACGCCGTCGTCCGGGGCGCCGGGGCCGGACTCCGGCCGCACCGTCGTCGCGGACAACTGCGGGCAGCGGGTCGAGGTCGACCACGCGCCTCGCCGTGCCGTCGCCCTCGACCAGGGCTCGGCCGAGATCCTGCTCTCGCTGGGGCTCGCCGACCGCATGGTGGGCACCGCCACCTGGACGGACCCCGTGCTCAAGGGCCTGGAGCAGGCCAACTCCAAGGTGCCCCGGCTCGCGGACCGTTATCCGTCGTTCGAGAAAGTGCTCGACACCGAGCCGGACTTCGTCAGCGCCTCCTTCCTCTACACCCTGGGCAAGGGCGGTGTGGCGCCGCGCGAGCAGTTCACGAAGCTGGGCGTGCCCACCTACCTCTCCCCCACCGACTGCGTCGGCAAGGACAACAGCGGCGACGGCGACGGGGTGCGCGCCCGGCCGCTGACCATGGACACCGTGTACGGCGAAGTCCGCGACCTGGCCCGGATCTTCGGCGTTCCGGAACGCGGCGAGAAGCTGGTCGGCGAACTCCGCGCCCGGGTCGAGAGGGCCAAGGCCGCCGCCGACTTCGGCGAGGCGTCCGTCCTCTACTGGTTCTCCGACTCCCAGGGTCCGTACATGGCCGGCTGCTGCGGCGCGCCCGGCATCGTCAGCGGGGCGCTCGGTGTGAAGAACGTCTTCGACGACACGAAGGAGGAGTGGCCGCAGATCAACTGGGAGACCGTCGCCGACCGCGATCCCGACGTGCTGGTCATCGCCGATCTGACCCGCAAGGCCCAGTCGGCCGAGAGCGCCGCGAAGAAGATCGAGTTCCTGGAGTCCCACCCCGTCACCCGGAACATGACGGCGGTGAAGCACAAGCGGTACGTGATCCTCAGCGGACAGGCCATGAACCCGACCATCCGCACCGTCGAGGGCATCGAGAAGGTCGCCGCCGCCCTGAAGACGTACGGTCTGGCGAAGTGA
- a CDS encoding FecCD family ABC transporter permease, producing the protein MTLPGNETADRSAADRPSAVGPSARVAVRSSRALTPVAVAGGLVLLGVSIALALTIGPADIRVSDSWSVVASHLGGDPSGLSAIRDGIVWNLRLPRTLLAAVCGAGLAVCGAVLQSLLRNPLADPFVLGVSSGASTGAVAVVVLGAGGGLLSVTGGAFLGALCSFALVLVLSHTLGGSTDRVVLAGVAAMQLFSALTSFVVMTAADAETTRGILFWLLGSLAGAGWTDVGVCAAVLAVGLAVCGGHARTLDAFAFGEDAAATLGVSVARTRLVLLSVTALLTAVLVSSAGAIGFVGLVLPHAIRALAGPGHTRLLPLTALAGAVFLVWADTLARTVLDPQEVPVGVVTSLVGVPAFVLVLYRTRSTL; encoded by the coding sequence GTGACCCTTCCGGGAAACGAAACGGCGGACCGGAGCGCTGCCGACCGCCCGTCCGCGGTGGGTCCTTCCGCGCGAGTCGCCGTCCGCTCCTCCCGGGCGCTCACGCCGGTCGCCGTGGCGGGCGGGCTCGTCCTGCTGGGTGTGTCGATCGCCCTCGCCCTCACCATCGGCCCGGCCGACATCCGCGTCTCGGACTCCTGGTCCGTGGTGGCCTCCCACCTCGGCGGGGACCCGTCCGGCCTGAGCGCGATCCGTGACGGCATCGTCTGGAACCTGCGGCTGCCCCGGACCCTCCTCGCGGCCGTGTGCGGAGCCGGACTCGCGGTCTGCGGCGCGGTCCTGCAGTCCCTGCTGCGCAACCCGCTCGCCGACCCGTTCGTCCTCGGCGTCTCCTCCGGCGCCTCGACGGGAGCGGTCGCCGTCGTGGTCCTCGGCGCGGGCGGGGGCCTGCTGTCCGTCACCGGGGGCGCCTTCCTCGGGGCGCTCTGTTCCTTCGCCCTGGTCCTGGTCCTCAGCCACACCCTGGGCGGGTCGACCGACCGTGTCGTCCTGGCCGGGGTGGCGGCGATGCAGCTCTTCTCCGCCCTCACCTCCTTCGTGGTGATGACCGCCGCCGACGCCGAGACCACCCGGGGCATCCTCTTCTGGCTGCTCGGCTCTCTCGCCGGGGCGGGGTGGACGGACGTGGGGGTCTGCGCCGCCGTCCTCGCCGTGGGCCTCGCGGTCTGCGGCGGACACGCCCGTACGCTGGACGCCTTCGCGTTCGGCGAGGACGCGGCGGCGACGCTCGGCGTCTCCGTGGCGCGCACCCGCCTCGTCCTCCTCTCGGTCACCGCCCTGCTGACCGCCGTCCTGGTCTCCTCCGCCGGCGCGATCGGCTTCGTCGGCCTGGTGCTGCCGCACGCGATCCGGGCCCTCGCGGGCCCCGGTCACACCCGCCTGCTGCCCCTGACCGCACTGGCCGGTGCGGTCTTCCTGGTGTGGGCCGACACCCTGGCCCGTACCGTGCTCGACCCGCAGGAAGTGCCGGTGGGCGTGGTGACGTCGCTCGTCGGCGTCCCCGCGTTCGTCCTCGTCCTGTACCGCACCAGGAGCACGCTATGA
- a CDS encoding ABC transporter ATP-binding protein produces MTDPTTHLGSRTGLRTERVSRTLGGALVLDGVTIAPRPGTLTGLLGPNGSGKSTLLRMLAGVLAPDTGVVTLDGDPLSGVPRRALGRRLAVVEQHADTQVDLTVADAVRLGRVPHRRAWSPATAADEEAVRSALARTGLTDRAHRTWRTLSGGERQRVQIARALAQEPRELLLDEPTNHLDIQHQLDLLTLISSLRLTCVMALHDLNLAAMYCDHVVVLHEGRVVATGPVADVLTEQLVAEVYGVRASVSRPGPDDRPHIRFLGTAPSRDGRRQPPGPDGC; encoded by the coding sequence ATGACCGACCCGACGACACACCTCGGCAGCCGGACGGGGCTGCGAACCGAGCGCGTCTCCCGCACCCTGGGCGGCGCCCTCGTCCTGGACGGCGTGACCATCGCGCCGCGCCCCGGCACGCTCACCGGCCTTCTGGGCCCGAACGGTTCGGGGAAATCCACCCTCCTGCGGATGCTGGCCGGTGTCCTCGCGCCGGACACCGGGGTCGTGACCTTGGACGGCGACCCGCTGAGCGGCGTCCCGCGCCGCGCACTCGGACGGCGACTCGCCGTCGTCGAGCAGCACGCCGACACCCAGGTCGACCTCACCGTCGCCGACGCCGTACGGCTCGGCCGCGTCCCGCACCGCCGGGCCTGGTCACCGGCGACGGCCGCCGACGAGGAGGCCGTCCGGTCCGCTCTCGCCCGCACCGGACTGACCGACCGCGCCCACCGCACCTGGCGCACCCTCTCCGGCGGCGAACGCCAGCGGGTCCAGATCGCCCGCGCCCTCGCCCAGGAACCACGCGAGCTCCTCCTCGACGAGCCAACGAACCACCTCGACATCCAGCACCAACTGGACCTCCTGACCCTGATATCGAGCCTGCGGCTCACCTGCGTCATGGCACTGCACGACCTCAACCTGGCGGCGATGTACTGCGACCACGTGGTGGTCCTGCACGAGGGACGGGTGGTGGCCACCGGGCCCGTCGCGGATGTCCTCACGGAACAGCTCGTCGCGGAGGTCTACGGCGTCCGCGCCTCCGTCTCCCGCCCCGGACCCGACGACCGCCCCCACATCCGCTTCCTCGGCACGGCGCCCTCGCGTGACGGCCGCCGGCAACCTCCGGGCCCCGACGGCTGCTGA
- a CDS encoding ABC transporter ATP-binding protein, whose protein sequence is MGGLDIRMRGVACRHGRNEAVADVDLEIAAGERVALTGTNGSGKTTLLRALLGLHRQVGGTIEVGGRPARTAAEWAWRRRSCAWIPQKPAAGRFPLRGDELLASSGAPADAAAAAGRLGVGGLTGRPVDTLSGGQLQRMYLARAIGCVAAGAQVLLADEPTAALDFAGQEEAADVLTGLPVTLVVVTHDRALAERCDRVLEMAAGRLREVR, encoded by the coding sequence ATGGGCGGGCTGGACATACGGATGCGGGGAGTGGCCTGCCGGCACGGCCGCAACGAGGCGGTCGCCGATGTCGACCTGGAGATCGCGGCCGGCGAACGCGTGGCGCTGACCGGGACGAACGGGTCCGGGAAGACGACGCTGCTGCGCGCGCTGCTCGGGCTCCACCGGCAGGTCGGCGGCACCATCGAGGTCGGCGGGCGGCCCGCCCGGACGGCCGCCGAATGGGCGTGGCGGCGGCGGTCCTGCGCCTGGATCCCGCAGAAGCCGGCCGCCGGCCGGTTTCCGCTGCGCGGGGACGAGCTCCTGGCGAGCAGCGGCGCCCCGGCCGACGCGGCCGCGGCCGCCGGCCGGCTGGGCGTCGGCGGGCTGACGGGGCGCCCCGTGGACACGCTGTCCGGCGGACAGTTGCAGCGCATGTACCTGGCTCGGGCCATCGGCTGCGTCGCGGCCGGTGCGCAGGTGCTGCTCGCCGACGAGCCGACCGCCGCCCTCGACTTCGCGGGGCAGGAGGAGGCCGCCGACGTGCTGACCGGGCTGCCGGTGACGCTCGTCGTCGTCACGCACGACCGGGCGCTCGCCGAACGCTGCGACCGGGTCCTCGAGATGGCCGCCGGCCGGCTCAGGGAGGTCCGGTGA
- a CDS encoding metal ABC transporter permease gives MSTLAAADLGAVLQLVPVQRAGIALLLSAVGLPVIGVIIVGLDIMPVRFAMMHVALLGIAVGLLTGLDPMLCALAACALSAAGVAPMARAPGGLSGAMGLLMSLAIAAALLVLAVSGVNAAGAFALLWGSILSVGTADLVVLGVLAVVVPSLFWWKRRDVALLLYDRELAECSGVPVRLLTTALLVLVAVAVAGAIKLTGALLVDALTLLPALAARRLGRSLWSITLWAVGIGIAVNLTGFLLALWLDWPPGPVLVLTAGAVVLAAHLVPERRNSSWRAPASVPPASLPSSH, from the coding sequence GTGAGTACGCTCGCGGCGGCCGACCTCGGAGCCGTACTCCAGCTCGTGCCCGTGCAGCGGGCGGGGATCGCCCTGCTCCTGTCGGCCGTCGGGCTGCCGGTGATCGGCGTGATCATCGTCGGGCTCGACATCATGCCGGTGCGGTTCGCGATGATGCACGTGGCGCTCCTCGGCATAGCGGTCGGGCTGCTGACCGGTCTCGATCCGATGCTGTGCGCGCTGGCGGCATGCGCGCTGTCCGCGGCGGGCGTCGCGCCGATGGCCCGTGCCCCCGGCGGACTGTCGGGTGCGATGGGCCTGTTGATGAGCCTGGCGATCGCCGCCGCGCTGCTCGTCCTGGCCGTCTCCGGCGTCAACGCCGCCGGCGCCTTCGCCCTGCTGTGGGGCTCGATCCTTTCCGTCGGCACCGCCGACCTCGTCGTCCTCGGTGTCCTCGCCGTGGTCGTCCCGTCCCTGTTCTGGTGGAAGCGGCGGGACGTCGCCCTGCTCCTGTACGACCGGGAGCTCGCCGAGTGTTCGGGCGTGCCGGTCCGTCTGCTCACCACCGCGCTCCTCGTGCTCGTCGCGGTGGCCGTCGCCGGTGCGATCAAACTGACCGGCGCCCTGCTCGTCGACGCGCTCACCCTGCTCCCCGCGCTCGCCGCGCGGCGGCTCGGCCGCTCCCTGTGGTCGATCACCCTGTGGGCGGTCGGCATCGGCATCGCCGTCAACCTCACCGGCTTCCTTCTGGCCCTCTGGCTGGACTGGCCTCCGGGCCCGGTCCTCGTCCTCACAGCGGGGGCCGTCGTCCTCGCCGCGCACCTCGTCCCCGAACGGAGAAACAGCTCATGGCGCGCACCCGCGTCCGTACCGCCCGCATCTCTTCCCTCGTCGCACTGA
- a CDS encoding metal ABC transporter solute-binding protein, Zn/Mn family produces MARTRVRTARISSLVALTAALPLLAGCGSEDTPGADAPKGAGTKPVVVVTTTWEGAFAKAAGAEDVTVIVPQSVHHAPDYDPKPSDLAAVAKADFVLYAPFEPYAAKIKEAAGSKAKLVEVNLDNDPAKARAEVTRLGGLFATKDSAARFTKRLDGEIATLNGELRAAWPGGKSPSVVSQVFTGWAAGLAGATTVGTYGPEPVTPAKLAELSAKKPAFVLDNAHMTTGTVLPDAGAKQVEIVNYPGEDLDLLAVYRNAAAELKKAMGKA; encoded by the coding sequence ATGGCGCGCACCCGCGTCCGTACCGCCCGCATCTCTTCCCTCGTCGCACTGACCGCGGCGCTTCCGCTCCTCGCCGGTTGCGGGAGCGAGGACACGCCTGGGGCCGACGCCCCCAAGGGAGCCGGGACGAAGCCGGTGGTCGTCGTCACGACCACCTGGGAAGGGGCCTTCGCCAAGGCCGCCGGGGCCGAGGACGTCACGGTGATCGTGCCGCAGTCGGTCCACCACGCCCCCGACTACGACCCGAAGCCCTCCGACCTGGCCGCCGTGGCGAAGGCCGACTTCGTGCTGTACGCGCCGTTCGAGCCGTACGCGGCGAAGATCAAGGAGGCGGCCGGGTCCAAGGCGAAGCTGGTCGAGGTGAACCTCGACAACGACCCGGCGAAGGCGCGTGCCGAAGTCACGCGCCTGGGTGGCCTGTTCGCTACGAAGGACTCCGCCGCACGGTTCACCAAGCGGCTCGACGGCGAGATCGCCACCCTGAACGGCGAACTCAGGGCCGCGTGGCCGGGCGGAAAGAGCCCGTCCGTCGTCAGTCAGGTCTTCACCGGGTGGGCGGCCGGCCTCGCGGGCGCGACGACGGTGGGCACGTACGGGCCCGAGCCGGTGACCCCGGCCAAGCTCGCCGAACTGTCCGCGAAGAAGCCCGCCTTCGTCCTCGACAACGCCCACATGACCACGGGCACGGTGCTGCCCGACGCGGGCGCGAAGCAGGTGGAGATCGTGAACTACCCCGGCGAGGACCTGGACCTGCTCGCCGTGTACCGGAATGCCGCTGCCGAGCTGAAGAAGGCCATGGGCAAGGCCTGA
- a CDS encoding class I adenylate-forming enzyme family protein, with product MTVTLPDLLPAELRRSWAVDGTCPDLDLYSLFRARQIADLHRTAILDAKGKLCYTALDRKVRSLAGGLRRLGVGPGDVVAVQLPNHRNAVIADLAVAALGAVALPFPVGRGAVEAECLLRRAEAVAVIAATEHRGQTHAADLVPLLPALPALRRVVSAGPGTAPAGTVPLRDLLRTDPTGFVAARPDPDSAARILVSSGSEAEPKMIAYSHNALAGGRGNFLASLMPDDTPPRCLFLVPLASAFGSNGTAVTLARHGGSLVLLDHFTPEAALEAMREHEPTHVLGVPTMIRMMLEQMERTGEHVPAPTALVLGGAPLDEATATAAADAFGCSVVNLYGSADGVNCHTGLDHKVPPTDRSGVVAGRPDPRVAEIRVADPESHEPLPEGQIGEIVSRGPMTPLCYVASPALDARYRTPEGWVRTGDLGYLDGNGVLHVVGRLKDVVIRGGVNISPAEVERALAGHPAVHDVVCVGVPDPLMGERLAACVVARGGERPTLDDLGTYLTAHGVDRYKHPEHVVILDAIPLTAAGKPDRAALRHRADEERHATEPARA from the coding sequence GTGACCGTCACCCTCCCCGACCTGCTGCCCGCCGAACTCCGCCGCTCATGGGCGGTGGACGGCACGTGCCCGGACCTCGACCTCTACAGCCTGTTCCGGGCCCGGCAGATCGCCGATCTGCACCGGACGGCGATCCTCGACGCCAAGGGAAAACTCTGTTACACGGCTCTCGACCGCAAGGTCAGAAGTCTGGCCGGGGGCCTGCGCCGGCTGGGTGTCGGGCCGGGGGACGTCGTCGCCGTCCAGCTTCCCAACCACCGCAACGCCGTCATCGCCGACCTCGCCGTCGCCGCCCTCGGCGCCGTCGCCCTGCCCTTCCCGGTCGGGCGTGGGGCGGTGGAGGCGGAGTGCCTGCTGCGCAGGGCCGAGGCCGTCGCCGTCATCGCTGCCACCGAGCACCGGGGACAGACGCACGCCGCCGATCTCGTCCCGCTCCTGCCCGCGCTGCCGGCCCTCCGGCGCGTGGTCTCCGCCGGACCGGGGACCGCGCCCGCAGGAACGGTTCCGCTCAGAGACCTCCTGCGCACCGACCCCACCGGTTTCGTCGCGGCCCGCCCCGACCCCGACAGCGCCGCCCGCATCCTCGTCTCCTCCGGCTCGGAGGCGGAGCCGAAGATGATCGCGTACTCCCACAACGCCCTCGCCGGCGGACGGGGCAACTTCCTCGCCTCCCTCATGCCCGACGACACCCCGCCCCGGTGCCTCTTCCTCGTTCCGCTCGCCTCGGCCTTCGGCTCGAACGGCACGGCCGTCACCCTCGCCCGGCACGGAGGGTCCCTCGTCCTGCTCGACCACTTCACCCCCGAGGCCGCCCTGGAGGCGATGCGCGAGCACGAGCCGACCCACGTCCTCGGCGTACCGACCATGATCCGGATGATGCTGGAGCAGATGGAACGGACCGGCGAGCACGTGCCGGCCCCGACCGCGCTCGTCCTCGGCGGCGCCCCGCTCGACGAGGCCACCGCCACCGCCGCCGCGGACGCCTTCGGATGTTCCGTCGTCAACCTGTACGGATCGGCCGACGGCGTCAACTGCCACACCGGCCTGGACCACAAGGTCCCGCCGACCGACCGCTCCGGAGTCGTCGCGGGACGTCCCGACCCGCGCGTCGCGGAGATCCGCGTCGCCGACCCCGAGAGCCACGAACCACTGCCCGAAGGGCAGATCGGCGAGATCGTGTCGCGCGGCCCCATGACCCCTCTCTGCTACGTCGCCTCTCCCGCACTCGACGCCCGCTACCGCACCCCCGAGGGCTGGGTCCGCACCGGCGACCTCGGCTATCTCGACGGGAACGGCGTCCTGCACGTCGTCGGCCGCCTCAAGGACGTCGTCATACGCGGCGGCGTCAACATCAGCCCGGCCGAGGTGGAGCGCGCACTGGCCGGCCACCCGGCCGTGCATGACGTCGTCTGCGTGGGCGTCCCGGACCCGCTGATGGGAGAGCGCCTGGCGGCCTGCGTGGTGGCCAGGGGCGGGGAGCGGCCGACCCTCGACGACCTGGGCACGTACCTCACCGCTCACGGTGTGGACCGGTACAAGCACCCGGAGCACGTGGTGATCCTGGACGCGATACCGCTCACGGCCGCGGGCAAGCCGGACCGTGCCGCGCTCCGGCACCGGGCCGACGAAGAGCGGCACGCCACCGAACCCGCCCGGGCATGA
- a CDS encoding CoA transferase produces the protein MASPATTHHAVRRPLGVPRPLDALRFDIGGPTALTRAVADHLSRLGGRVRNAEAGEIALDGAGFTQVTACAAWGAPGSGVEDETTAQAATGVMAVHGRRHGAPRGIGVDYLATATGVLAVQGLLAALVAQARGGSGPRHVDVTTDRAGLLAVSQYLAASGADEPESVDLAPGGPPFTSSDGVVFELETLDPGAWADFWRALGAPANAIRAGWRPFQFRYATACANIPTALHTVTRTHPLERIRQAARDAGAEVCPLHTLAERAKEDDGADPWSLRLLRPGAPATMPPTSQARPLEGITVLEAGRRIQAPLAAHLLGILGARIVRVEPPGGDPLRGMPPACDGVSARWLALNRGKEAVEIDIKSPGDRRRLRELTADADVFLHNWAPGKAAELELDAEHLAAVNPSLVYAYTGGWADRIADAPMGTDFMVQARTGVGEAVHPAGEAPAPSLMTLLDVLGGLHGTEAVLAGLLLRERTGHGVRVDSSLLGAADTLLAPVLDRVRRGHDPRPPTGFRHPVRTSDGWIAPSDSCAAAATAYDLRGMCTEDALHLLRSHGLTATAVTTDLSDLQHDPRLSGSISRDAHGAPAVPDPWSFA, from the coding sequence ATGGCGTCACCAGCGACCACGCACCACGCGGTCCGCCGCCCGCTCGGCGTTCCGCGTCCGCTCGACGCCCTGCGTTTCGACATCGGCGGGCCCACGGCCCTCACGAGGGCCGTCGCCGACCACCTGAGCCGTCTCGGTGGCCGGGTGAGGAACGCGGAAGCCGGGGAGATCGCCCTGGACGGCGCCGGGTTCACGCAGGTGACGGCCTGCGCCGCCTGGGGCGCCCCCGGCTCCGGTGTCGAGGACGAGACCACCGCGCAGGCCGCGACCGGAGTGATGGCCGTGCACGGCCGACGCCACGGAGCCCCGCGCGGAATCGGCGTCGACTACCTGGCCACCGCCACCGGCGTGCTCGCCGTCCAGGGACTCCTCGCCGCGCTCGTCGCCCAGGCACGCGGCGGCTCAGGGCCGCGGCACGTGGACGTCACGACCGACCGGGCCGGACTCCTCGCCGTCTCGCAGTACCTGGCCGCATCGGGCGCCGACGAGCCCGAATCCGTCGACCTCGCCCCCGGAGGACCACCGTTCACGTCGTCCGACGGTGTCGTCTTCGAGCTGGAGACGCTCGATCCCGGAGCCTGGGCGGACTTCTGGCGAGCCCTCGGCGCGCCGGCGAATGCCATACGGGCGGGCTGGCGGCCCTTCCAGTTCCGGTACGCGACGGCCTGCGCGAACATCCCGACGGCCCTGCACACCGTGACCCGGACGCATCCCCTCGAACGGATCCGGCAGGCGGCCCGGGACGCCGGAGCCGAGGTGTGCCCGCTGCACACGCTGGCGGAGCGCGCGAAGGAGGACGACGGCGCCGACCCCTGGTCCCTGCGGCTCCTCCGGCCGGGTGCTCCCGCGACCATGCCACCGACGTCGCAGGCCCGGCCCCTGGAGGGGATCACCGTCCTCGAGGCCGGCCGCCGGATCCAAGCACCGCTCGCCGCACACCTGTTGGGCATTCTCGGCGCCCGGATCGTCCGCGTCGAGCCGCCGGGCGGCGACCCGCTGCGGGGCATGCCGCCCGCCTGTGACGGCGTGTCCGCCCGCTGGCTCGCCCTCAACCGGGGCAAGGAAGCCGTGGAGATCGACATCAAGTCACCCGGTGACCGTCGGCGGTTGCGCGAACTCACCGCCGACGCAGACGTGTTCCTGCACAACTGGGCCCCGGGCAAGGCGGCCGAGCTCGAACTCGACGCCGAACACCTGGCCGCCGTCAACCCCTCGCTCGTCTACGCCTACACGGGCGGCTGGGCGGACCGGATCGCCGACGCCCCCATGGGCACGGACTTCATGGTGCAGGCCCGTACGGGCGTCGGCGAGGCCGTCCACCCCGCCGGCGAGGCGCCCGCGCCCTCCCTCATGACCCTGCTGGACGTCCTCGGCGGTCTGCACGGGACCGAGGCCGTGCTGGCCGGCCTGCTCCTGCGCGAGCGCACCGGTCACGGCGTGCGGGTCGACTCCTCGCTCCTCGGCGCGGCCGACACCCTGCTCGCCCCGGTCCTGGACCGGGTCCGACGCGGGCACGACCCCCGGCCGCCGACCGGGTTCCGGCACCCGGTCCGTACCTCCGACGGCTGGATCGCGCCGAGCGACTCCTGCGCGGCGGCCGCCACCGCGTACGACCTGAGAGGCATGTGCACCGAGGACGCCCTGCACCTACTGCGCTCCCACGGCCTGACCGCGACCGCCGTCACCACCGACCTGTCCGACCTTCAGCACGACCCGCGCCTGTCCGGCTCGATCAGCCGGGACGCGCACGGTGCCCCCGCCGTTCCCGACCCCTGGAGCTTCGCGTGA